The Geomonas ferrireducens genome includes a window with the following:
- a CDS encoding Flp family type IVb pilin, translating into MTEWIKALYVRLLAGFAALKSQKGQGLVEYALILVLIAVVVIAIMTSLGNKTSQVFSKVDSSMTVK; encoded by the coding sequence ATGACTGAATGGATCAAAGCTTTGTACGTTCGCCTGCTTGCCGGATTTGCAGCCCTTAAGAGCCAGAAGGGCCAAGGGCTTGTCGAGTACGCCCTCATCCTCGTGCTCATCGCGGTCGTGGTTATCGCCATCATGACCTCTCTGGGGAATAAGACGAGTCAGGTCTTCAGCAAGGTCGACAGCTCGATGACTGTCAAATAG
- a CDS encoding TadE/TadG family type IV pilus assembly protein codes for MNRQKGQAIVETAIILPVLILLIMGLFEFGRYMYLKNTLNNAARAAARTAVVTPKYDATTHKDGMAASATTHTLSCTDAEFVASPGNGAVYKTICESIYNGIPKNEVVVNIAYAELATPAGLSAGDSVSVEVTWDKYEAILPKLIPITNIVTGEASMRYE; via the coding sequence ATGAACCGGCAAAAAGGTCAAGCAATAGTTGAGACAGCAATAATACTTCCCGTGCTGATTTTATTGATCATGGGACTATTCGAGTTCGGCAGATACATGTATCTGAAGAACACGCTCAACAATGCCGCGCGGGCGGCGGCAAGGACCGCGGTCGTCACCCCTAAGTACGACGCAACGACACATAAGGATGGCATGGCGGCCAGTGCCACCACCCACACCCTGTCCTGCACCGATGCCGAGTTTGTCGCATCCCCCGGCAATGGTGCAGTGTACAAGACCATCTGCGAATCCATCTACAATGGCATTCCGAAAAACGAAGTGGTCGTCAATATCGCATATGCCGAACTGGCGACTCCTGCGGGGCTTAGCGCCGGCGACAGCGTCAGCGTAGAAGTAACCTGGGATAAATACGAGGCAATCCTCCCCAAACTGATACCCATCACCAACATTGTCACCGGTGAGGCCTCGATGCGTTATGAATAA
- a CDS encoding sigma-54 interaction domain-containing protein, whose amino-acid sequence MGRLDVRVRTNLDSVVQYISRDERHCEAVTIKELSLSGALVSGLTTQLPELFAIRPVLPGAGKVELRARLVRRSENGAAIRIFYSDKKTMQALWEHIKGKLAPSDDCPYCGHPDDSREGSCDRCNLYLNFGKDSYLERHIENTFAQRLNIRLNRLNLEHIDKIIDFVDSKLLKIKHRSPDSEFIGTSEGMLSVFAMIRKVAPTEMSVLLLGESGTGKELTAKALHDLSARRDGPFVAVNCAAIPETLLEAELFGYEKGAFTGAYATKKGRFEAADGGTLFLDEIGDIPATLQAKLLRFLEDRLIERVGGSGSRKIDVRIVAATNRDLQKAMAEGGFRADLYYRLNSFTIKLPPLRERGEDKIRLARHFLERFAAAENRRIDFSAASVEAIRQHRWPGNVRELENKVRRGFLMASEGLIEPACMELEEDCHYAAAQPSPDPQPGPHRAETRRESVVRALEQNDYVVARAARQLQISRPSMYALIKKYGIKKDGAK is encoded by the coding sequence ATGGGCAGACTCGATGTGAGAGTCCGGACTAACCTGGACTCTGTCGTTCAATACATCTCAAGGGATGAGCGCCACTGCGAAGCGGTGACCATCAAGGAGCTGAGCCTCAGCGGGGCTTTGGTGTCCGGCCTCACCACCCAGCTCCCCGAGCTCTTCGCCATCCGACCGGTACTGCCAGGAGCAGGCAAGGTGGAACTGCGGGCCAGGTTGGTGCGACGTAGCGAAAACGGCGCCGCCATCCGTATTTTCTATTCCGACAAGAAAACCATGCAGGCGCTTTGGGAGCACATCAAGGGGAAGCTCGCGCCGAGTGATGATTGCCCGTATTGCGGCCATCCCGACGATTCCCGTGAAGGCTCCTGCGACAGATGCAACCTGTACCTCAATTTCGGCAAGGACAGCTACCTGGAACGCCACATCGAGAACACCTTCGCGCAGCGCCTAAACATACGCCTGAATCGGCTCAACCTCGAGCACATCGATAAGATCATCGATTTCGTGGATTCCAAGCTGCTGAAGATCAAACATCGCTCTCCCGACAGCGAGTTCATAGGCACTTCGGAGGGGATGCTCTCCGTCTTCGCGATGATCCGCAAGGTTGCCCCGACCGAGATGAGTGTCCTCCTTCTTGGCGAAAGCGGCACCGGGAAGGAACTGACGGCAAAGGCCCTGCACGACCTGAGCGCGCGCAGGGATGGGCCGTTTGTCGCGGTCAACTGCGCAGCCATCCCTGAAACCCTGCTTGAGGCGGAGCTCTTCGGTTACGAGAAGGGCGCGTTCACGGGAGCTTACGCCACGAAAAAGGGGCGCTTCGAGGCCGCCGATGGCGGCACGCTCTTCCTCGACGAGATCGGCGACATCCCCGCGACGCTCCAGGCGAAGCTCCTGCGCTTTCTCGAAGACAGGCTCATCGAAAGGGTCGGCGGCTCCGGCTCCAGAAAGATCGACGTGAGGATCGTCGCCGCAACCAACCGCGACCTGCAGAAGGCGATGGCCGAAGGGGGCTTCAGGGCCGACCTCTACTACCGCCTGAACTCCTTTACCATCAAGCTCCCCCCGCTGAGGGAGAGAGGCGAGGATAAGATCCGCCTGGCCAGGCATTTCCTGGAGAGATTTGCCGCTGCCGAGAACCGGCGCATCGATTTCTCCGCCGCTTCCGTCGAGGCGATCCGTCAACACCGATGGCCGGGTAATGTGAGGGAGCTTGAAAACAAGGTGCGCAGGGGGTTCCTGATGGCCAGCGAGGGGCTCATCGAGCCTGCGTGCATGGAACTGGAAGAGGACTGCCACTATGCTGCTGCGCAGCCTTCACCTGATCCGCAGCCGGGGCCTCACCGTGCTGAGACCAGGCGCGAGAGCGTCGTTCGTGCGCTTGAGCAAAATGACTACGTCGTCGCAAGGGCCGCACGCCAGCTTCAGATAAGCAGACCGAGCATGTACGCCCTCATCAAGAAATACGGCATAAAAAAGGACGGCGCGAAGTAA